Proteins encoded by one window of Pseudonocardia sp. HH130629-09:
- a CDS encoding D-alanyl-D-alanine carboxypeptidase family protein, with product MPLLVVLTLLGHPGTAAAGVPGAAPVAAPAGCPGQDAPPGPPAREEAVPVAPLPVPSPAVGGLDGCGDAHAGPVPPPPVGVASYVVADLDSGAVLAARAPHTREHPASTIKLLLALVVDERLPMDRVVVGTTEDANVDGSRAGIGPGGRYTVDQLLHGLLLSSGNDAANALARELGGVPATLAAMREEAADLGALDTRPATPAGLDGPGMSSSAYDLNLLLRAALERPRIAAALTTRNIPFPGFADKPGFLLGNDDRLLGTPGFLGGKNGFTDAARHTFVGAMERDGRRLVVAVVRGEQRPVRMVDQARALLDWGFGAPATGIGTLVEPGTTGSADGSGTPPAPRPPQAPPTARHRRPEARTGRRGAPTRRRRPTPRIPRAPRRFRPRCWSAGSPRSPASGHWRPRGCAGVVDPGADADRADARTTPATWGLSSTHRSPGGRSSGPAQNPLWPASPPPRAGRGTRGRLMRTRLPGKRVRRAPSPQAPRTAAPRTTATVPQAAPCPGQGRTR from the coding sequence GTGCCGCTGCTCGTGGTGCTGACGCTGCTCGGACACCCCGGGACCGCGGCCGCCGGCGTCCCCGGCGCCGCGCCGGTCGCCGCGCCGGCGGGATGTCCGGGCCAGGACGCCCCGCCCGGCCCGCCCGCACGGGAGGAGGCGGTGCCGGTCGCCCCGCTGCCCGTGCCGTCGCCGGCGGTCGGCGGGCTCGACGGCTGCGGTGACGCCCACGCCGGGCCGGTGCCGCCCCCGCCCGTGGGGGTGGCGTCCTACGTGGTCGCCGATCTCGACTCCGGTGCTGTGCTCGCCGCCCGCGCCCCGCACACGCGGGAACATCCGGCGTCGACGATCAAGCTGCTGCTCGCGTTGGTCGTCGACGAGCGGCTGCCGATGGACCGGGTGGTCGTGGGCACCACCGAGGATGCGAACGTCGACGGCAGCCGGGCCGGGATCGGCCCCGGCGGGCGCTACACCGTCGACCAGCTGCTGCACGGGCTGCTGCTGTCCTCGGGCAACGACGCCGCGAACGCCCTGGCCCGCGAGCTGGGCGGCGTCCCGGCGACGCTGGCCGCGATGCGCGAGGAGGCCGCCGACCTGGGTGCACTCGACACCCGCCCCGCGACGCCGGCCGGTCTCGACGGCCCGGGGATGTCCTCCTCGGCCTACGACCTGAACCTGCTGCTGCGCGCCGCGTTGGAACGGCCGCGGATCGCGGCCGCGCTGACCACCCGGAACATCCCCTTCCCCGGGTTCGCCGACAAGCCCGGCTTCCTGCTCGGCAACGACGACCGGTTGCTCGGCACCCCCGGCTTCCTCGGCGGGAAGAACGGCTTCACCGACGCCGCCCGGCACACCTTCGTCGGCGCGATGGAGCGCGACGGGCGACGCCTGGTCGTCGCCGTGGTGCGCGGCGAGCAACGGCCGGTGCGGATGGTCGACCAGGCCCGGGCCCTGCTGGACTGGGGCTTCGGCGCCCCGGCCACCGGGATCGGGACGCTGGTCGAGCCCGGCACCACCGGTTCCGCCGACGGCTCGGGAACGCCCCCGGCGCCGCGGCCCCCGCAGGCGCCGCCGACGGCACGACATCGGCGTCCGGAGGCGCGGACGGGGCGACGGGGCGCACCGACGAGGCGACGACGACCGACGCCCCGGATCCCGCGGGCGCCCCGCCGGTTCCGGCCGCGGTGCTGGTCGGCGGGGTCGCCGCGCTCGCCGGCGTCGGGGCACTGGCGGCCGCGCGGCTGCGCCGGCGTCGTTGACCCGGGCGCGGACGCCGATCGTGCGGACGCACGGACCACACCGGCGACCTGGGGACTCTCCTCCACGCACCGTTCACCGGGTGGACGTTCGTCGGGACCCGCCCAGAATCCACTCTGGCCGGCCTCGCCCCCCCCCAGGGCCGGGCGTGGGACGCGGGGGCGCCTGATGCGTACTCGCTTACCAGGTAAGCGAGTACGCCGGGCCCCGTCCCCACAAGCCCCGCGGACGGCCGCTCCCCGAACGACGGCCACCGTGCCGCAGGCGGCGCCGTGCCCGGGCCAGGGCCGCACCCGCTGA
- a CDS encoding SRPBCC family protein, whose protein sequence is MGARFTGGNRHGRIRWSTHCRVTECEPPHRFTFVVTESRTAWGWILEPAGDGATTVVAWREKVGEATLPVRLLQRSGILGRDRETLMRDGLERSLDRVKEIVEQ, encoded by the coding sequence GTGGGCGCGCGGTTCACCGGCGGCAACCGGCACGGCCGGATCCGCTGGTCGACGCACTGCCGGGTCACCGAGTGCGAGCCGCCGCACCGGTTCACCTTCGTCGTGACCGAGTCGCGGACGGCCTGGGGCTGGATCCTGGAGCCTGCGGGCGACGGGGCGACGACCGTCGTCGCCTGGCGGGAGAAGGTCGGGGAGGCGACGCTGCCGGTACGGCTGCTGCAGCGCAGCGGGATCCTGGGCCGCGACCGCGAGACCCTGATGCGCGACGGGCTGGAGCGCAGCCTGGACCGGGTCAAGGAGATCGTCGAGCAGTGA
- a CDS encoding BMP family lipoprotein: MRINQRIGGRGRYATAIALVAAAALTLAGCARDTGGGGGAQAGECERVAPPSVPAASAQPAPEAPKADASRLKVGLAYDIGGRGDASFNDAAAAGLDRAVAELGLQKANTREATAQAGESEDAGTNRLRQLAQSGFNPIIAVGFNYATGVKTVATEFPNVQFAIVDDDTVELPNVKPLVFAEEQGSFLVGAAAALKTSTCKVGFIGGVDNPLIQKFDVGYAQGAEAVAPSIDVESAYISPAGDFTGFNDATRATEIASGQYDGGADISFAAAGQSNQGVFAAAQTAQRKAIGVDSDQYNSPQLTQVRDTIMTSMIKRVDVAVYGYVNAVAGNTVAQLPARFDLANNGVGYSTSGGQVDDIVPQLEAYKAAIIAGQIDVKSTK, translated from the coding sequence GTGCGGATCAACCAGCGCATCGGAGGCAGGGGCCGGTACGCGACCGCGATCGCGCTCGTGGCCGCGGCGGCACTCACGCTCGCGGGCTGCGCGCGCGACACCGGCGGGGGCGGCGGGGCCCAGGCCGGGGAGTGCGAGCGCGTCGCGCCGCCGTCGGTCCCGGCCGCGTCGGCCCAGCCGGCGCCGGAGGCCCCGAAGGCGGACGCGAGCCGGCTGAAGGTCGGACTCGCCTACGACATCGGCGGCCGCGGCGACGCCTCGTTCAACGACGCTGCTGCCGCCGGGCTCGACCGCGCCGTCGCCGAGCTGGGGCTGCAGAAGGCCAACACGCGCGAGGCGACCGCCCAGGCGGGCGAGAGCGAGGACGCCGGCACCAACCGCCTGCGCCAGCTCGCCCAGAGCGGGTTCAACCCGATCATCGCGGTCGGTTTCAACTACGCCACCGGCGTGAAGACCGTCGCGACCGAGTTCCCGAACGTCCAGTTCGCCATCGTCGACGACGACACGGTGGAGCTGCCGAACGTCAAGCCGCTGGTCTTCGCCGAGGAGCAGGGCTCGTTCCTGGTCGGTGCCGCGGCGGCGCTGAAGACCTCGACCTGCAAGGTCGGGTTCATCGGCGGCGTCGACAACCCGCTGATCCAGAAGTTCGACGTGGGCTACGCGCAGGGCGCCGAGGCCGTCGCGCCGAGCATCGACGTCGAGTCGGCCTACATCTCCCCGGCGGGTGACTTCACCGGCTTCAACGACGCCACCCGCGCCACCGAGATCGCCTCCGGCCAGTACGACGGCGGTGCCGACATCTCCTTCGCCGCGGCGGGCCAGTCGAACCAGGGTGTCTTCGCCGCCGCGCAGACCGCGCAGCGCAAGGCGATCGGCGTCGACTCCGACCAGTACAACTCCCCGCAGCTGACCCAGGTCCGCGACACGATCATGACGTCGATGATCAAGCGGGTCGACGTGGCGGTCTACGGCTACGTCAACGCGGTCGCGGGCAACACCGTCGCCCAGCTCCCGGCGCGGTTCGACCTCGCCAACAACGGTGTCGGCTACTCCACCTCCGGAGGCCAGGTCGACGACATCGTCCCGCAGCTCGAGGCGTACAAGGCCGCGATCATCGCCGGACAGATCGACGTCAAGTCCACGAAGTGA
- a CDS encoding ABC transporter ATP-binding protein has product MTDERHAVELRGITKRFPGVVANDGVDLTVAHGEVHALCGENGAGKSTLMKIVYGMQTPDDGTIVVDGTDTHFRSPADAIAAGIGMVHQHFMLADNLTVAENVLLGAERLHGIGKAARARIAELSATVGLAARQDALVEHLGVADRQRIEILKVLYRGARTVILDEPTAVLVPQEVDELFATVRAMQGDGYTFLFISHKLDEVRAVADRITVIRRGRTVGTADPRTVTNRELAEMMVGSELPSPETRDSTVTDREVLRVEGLGLPSTDGGRDLLDGVDLVVHAGEVLGIAGVEGNGQTELVETVMGMRRHARGRVLLNGTDISAASTMSRREAGIGYVPEDRSRHALLGEQPLWANRILGFQSRPPIARRGLLDTAAARTDTERIVRDFDVRTPGIDVMAAALSGGNQQKLVVGRELSGDPVLLIAAHPTRGVDVGAQAGIWAELRRARAAGLAVLLVSADLDELIGLSDTLAVISGGRLVGTADPATVTPEELGTKMTGAAT; this is encoded by the coding sequence GTGACCGACGAGCGCCACGCGGTCGAACTGCGCGGGATCACCAAGCGGTTCCCCGGCGTCGTCGCGAACGACGGCGTGGACCTCACCGTCGCCCACGGTGAGGTCCACGCCCTCTGCGGCGAGAACGGGGCCGGCAAGTCGACCCTGATGAAGATCGTCTACGGGATGCAGACGCCCGACGATGGCACGATCGTCGTCGACGGGACGGACACGCACTTCCGCAGCCCCGCCGACGCCATCGCCGCGGGGATCGGGATGGTCCACCAGCACTTCATGCTGGCCGACAACCTGACGGTCGCCGAGAACGTGCTGCTCGGTGCCGAGCGCCTGCACGGCATCGGGAAGGCGGCCCGCGCGCGGATCGCCGAGCTGTCCGCGACGGTCGGGCTCGCCGCCCGGCAGGACGCGCTCGTCGAGCACCTCGGCGTCGCCGACCGGCAGCGCATCGAGATCCTCAAGGTGCTCTACCGCGGTGCCCGCACGGTGATCCTCGACGAGCCGACCGCGGTGCTGGTCCCGCAGGAGGTCGACGAGCTGTTCGCGACCGTGCGCGCGATGCAGGGCGACGGCTACACGTTCCTGTTCATCTCGCACAAGCTCGACGAGGTCCGCGCGGTCGCCGACCGGATCACCGTGATCCGGCGCGGCCGCACGGTGGGGACCGCGGACCCGCGGACCGTCACCAACCGCGAGCTGGCGGAGATGATGGTCGGCTCGGAGCTGCCCTCGCCGGAGACCCGCGACTCGACCGTGACCGATCGAGAGGTGCTGCGCGTCGAGGGGCTGGGACTGCCGAGCACGGACGGCGGCCGCGACCTGCTCGACGGCGTCGACCTCGTCGTGCACGCCGGTGAGGTGCTGGGCATCGCCGGCGTCGAGGGCAACGGCCAGACCGAGCTCGTCGAGACGGTCATGGGCATGCGCAGGCACGCCCGTGGCCGGGTGCTGCTCAACGGCACCGACATCTCGGCGGCGTCGACGATGTCCCGCCGCGAGGCCGGCATCGGCTACGTCCCCGAGGACCGGTCGCGCCACGCCCTGCTCGGCGAGCAGCCGCTGTGGGCGAACCGGATCCTCGGGTTCCAGTCCCGGCCGCCGATCGCCCGGCGCGGGCTGCTGGACACCGCCGCCGCGCGCACCGACACCGAGCGGATCGTGCGCGACTTCGACGTCCGCACCCCCGGCATCGACGTCATGGCCGCCGCGCTGTCCGGCGGCAACCAGCAGAAGCTCGTCGTCGGACGGGAGCTGTCCGGCGACCCGGTGCTGCTCATCGCGGCCCACCCGACCCGTGGCGTCGACGTGGGTGCGCAGGCCGGGATCTGGGCCGAGCTGCGTCGGGCCAGAGCCGCCGGGCTCGCGGTGCTGCTGGTGTCGGCCGACCTGGACGAGCTGATCGGCCTGTCCGACACCCTCGCCGTCATCTCCGGCGGGCGGCTGGTCGGCACCGCCGATCCCGCGACCGTGACCCCCGAGGAGCTGGGTACCAAGATGACCGGAGCAGCCACGTGA
- a CDS encoding ABC transporter permease, whose protein sequence is MSRLRGAVVAPVLAIAVAALLCGVALVISGASPWTAVTTILGQVGSGTVVVDTVNSAAVYYLAALAVAIGFQMRLFNIGVEGQFRVAACVAAIVGGTVALPPVLHTVLIMVVALLTGAAWVAIPALLKAYRGVSEVISTIMLNAIATGLIAYLIRAETFGELRGNNITTPPIPESGWFPGIGVGNGEIFGMVFVAAALGVGYWFLLGRTRFGFELRASGESATAAATGGVNARRTIVVALLLSGAVAGLVGLPELLGRDHAYTLSSPQGYGFTGIAIALLGRNHPVGIALGALLWAFLDKSAVALDVVGIPREIVLIMQGLIVLSVVVAYEIVRRVERRAEQRRVAAAAPAPQPAEVSS, encoded by the coding sequence GTGAGCCGGCTGCGGGGCGCCGTCGTCGCGCCCGTACTGGCGATCGCGGTCGCCGCCCTGCTGTGCGGGGTCGCGTTGGTGATCAGCGGGGCGTCGCCGTGGACGGCGGTCACGACCATCCTCGGGCAGGTCGGGTCGGGCACGGTCGTCGTGGACACCGTGAACTCCGCCGCCGTCTACTACCTCGCCGCGCTGGCCGTCGCGATCGGCTTCCAGATGCGGCTGTTCAACATCGGTGTGGAGGGCCAGTTCCGGGTCGCCGCCTGCGTCGCCGCGATCGTCGGCGGGACGGTGGCGCTCCCGCCGGTCCTGCACACCGTGCTGATCATGGTGGTGGCGCTGCTGACCGGTGCGGCCTGGGTCGCGATCCCGGCGCTGCTCAAGGCCTACCGCGGGGTCTCCGAGGTCATCTCGACGATCATGCTGAACGCGATCGCCACCGGGCTGATCGCCTACCTGATCCGCGCCGAGACCTTCGGCGAGCTGCGGGGCAACAACATCACCACCCCGCCGATCCCGGAGTCGGGCTGGTTCCCCGGCATCGGGGTCGGCAACGGCGAGATCTTCGGGATGGTGTTCGTCGCCGCCGCGCTGGGCGTGGGCTACTGGTTCCTGCTCGGGCGCACCCGGTTCGGCTTCGAGCTGCGCGCCTCGGGCGAGTCGGCGACGGCCGCCGCGACCGGCGGGGTGAACGCGCGCCGCACGATCGTCGTCGCGCTGCTGCTCTCCGGCGCCGTCGCCGGGCTGGTCGGGCTGCCCGAGCTGCTCGGGCGCGACCACGCCTACACGCTGTCCTCGCCGCAGGGCTACGGCTTCACCGGCATTGCGATCGCGCTGCTGGGACGCAACCACCCCGTCGGCATCGCGCTGGGCGCGCTGCTGTGGGCGTTCCTGGACAAGTCCGCGGTGGCGCTCGACGTCGTCGGCATCCCGCGGGAGATCGTGCTGATCATGCAGGGCCTGATCGTGCTGTCGGTGGTCGTCGCCTACGAGATCGTCCGCCGGGTCGAGCGGCGGGCCGAGCAACGGCGGGTCGCCGCCGCGGCTCCCGCACCGCAACCCGCGGAGGTGTCGTCGTGA
- a CDS encoding ABC transporter permease, translating into MTAVLERARTLPGWARSALIAAALVAVLAITVTLTGQTQLTSGGTASAAVRLGLPILLAGLGGLWAERAGIINIGLEGMMVLGTWGAAWAGYQWGPWAAMLGGLVFGALGGLLHAVATVTFNVNHIVSGVAITLLGTGLTKYLATLVFTPVSQNPRQSPRLQGFTEFSIPGVSDGLAALQAQQRVFVSDLAGLLSGLVTGLTPILIIGVALVPVSYLVLWRTAFGLRLRSAGESPVAAESLGVNVVLHKYIAVTISGALAGLGGAALVLNPGQLGYLENQVGGRGYIGLAAMIFGNWRPAGLLVGSALFGYVDGLQLRAGGEAVHALLYGATLVAVVVAVLWAIRRMWTAAAVALVAGLLVYAIYWSVDTVPSEFASYAPQLVTLIVLAAASQRLRPPARLGEPYRRGEGR; encoded by the coding sequence GTGACCGCGGTCCTGGAACGTGCGCGGACCCTGCCCGGCTGGGCCCGGTCGGCGCTGATCGCGGCGGCGCTCGTCGCGGTCCTGGCGATCACGGTGACGCTGACCGGCCAGACCCAGTTGACCTCCGGCGGCACCGCGTCCGCCGCGGTCCGGCTCGGGCTGCCGATCCTGCTCGCCGGCCTGGGCGGCCTCTGGGCCGAACGCGCCGGGATCATCAACATCGGCCTCGAGGGCATGATGGTGCTCGGCACCTGGGGCGCGGCCTGGGCCGGCTACCAGTGGGGCCCGTGGGCGGCGATGCTCGGCGGGCTGGTGTTCGGCGCGCTCGGCGGGCTGCTGCACGCCGTCGCGACGGTGACGTTCAACGTCAACCACATCGTCTCCGGCGTCGCGATCACCCTGCTCGGGACGGGCCTGACGAAGTACCTGGCCACGCTGGTGTTCACGCCGGTCTCGCAGAACCCGCGCCAGTCCCCGCGGCTGCAGGGGTTCACCGAGTTCTCGATCCCCGGGGTCTCCGACGGCCTCGCGGCGCTGCAGGCCCAGCAACGGGTGTTCGTCTCCGACCTCGCCGGGCTGCTGTCCGGGCTGGTCACCGGCCTGACGCCGATCCTGATCATCGGGGTCGCGCTGGTCCCGGTGAGCTACCTCGTGCTGTGGCGGACGGCGTTCGGGCTGCGGCTGCGCAGTGCGGGCGAGTCGCCGGTGGCCGCGGAGTCGCTCGGGGTGAACGTCGTGCTGCACAAGTACATCGCCGTCACGATCTCCGGCGCGCTCGCCGGGCTCGGTGGCGCGGCGCTGGTGCTCAACCCCGGCCAGCTCGGCTACCTGGAGAACCAGGTCGGCGGCCGCGGGTACATCGGTCTCGCCGCAATGATCTTCGGCAACTGGCGGCCGGCCGGGCTGCTCGTCGGCTCGGCGCTGTTCGGCTACGTCGACGGCCTGCAGCTGCGTGCCGGGGGCGAGGCGGTGCACGCGCTGCTCTACGGCGCGACGCTGGTCGCGGTCGTCGTCGCGGTGCTGTGGGCGATCCGCCGGATGTGGACCGCCGCCGCCGTCGCGCTCGTCGCGGGGCTGCTGGTGTACGCGATCTACTGGTCGGTCGACACCGTGCCGAGCGAGTTCGCCTCCTACGCCCCGCAGCTGGTGACGCTGATCGTGCTCGCGGCGGCCTCGCAACGACTACGGCCACCGGCCCGGCTCGGCGAGCCGTACCGGCGCGGGGAAGGACGCTAG
- a CDS encoding cytidine deaminase: protein MRPDAPVPDWDALRAAAVQAAAWAYAPYSRLHVGAAALVDDGRVVTGCNVENASYGLGVCAEVTLAGQLRLSGGGRLLAVACRSGDGDLLMPCGRCRQVLHEFGGATLLCDTPRGVLPFTEVLPDAFGPEDLP from the coding sequence ATGCGGCCCGACGCGCCCGTCCCGGACTGGGACGCCCTGCGGGCCGCCGCGGTGCAGGCCGCGGCCTGGGCCTACGCGCCCTACTCGCGGCTGCACGTCGGCGCGGCCGCGCTCGTCGACGACGGGCGGGTCGTCACCGGCTGCAACGTCGAGAACGCCTCCTACGGCCTCGGCGTCTGCGCCGAGGTGACCCTCGCCGGGCAGCTGCGCCTGTCCGGCGGCGGGCGGCTGCTCGCGGTCGCCTGCCGCTCCGGCGACGGCGATCTGCTCATGCCGTGCGGCCGCTGCCGCCAGGTGCTCCACGAGTTCGGCGGCGCCACCCTGCTCTGCGACACCCCGCGCGGCGTGCTGCCGTTCACCGAGGTGCTGCCCGACGCGTTCGGCCCGGAGGACCTGCCATGA
- a CDS encoding thymidine phosphorylase, whose amino-acid sequence MSFSAVEVIAAKRDCRTLSKSQIDWVVDAYTRGEVADEQMAALAMAILLNGMEPGEIAHWTQAMIDSGEVLDFGDVGRPLVDKHSTGGVGDKITLPLAPLVAACGAAVPQLSGRGLGHTGGTLDKLEAIPSWRASLTTEEITEQLREVGAVVCATTPTLAPADRRLYALRDVTGTVESIPLIASSIMSKKLAEGTGGLVLDVKVGSGAFMKTRPRAGELADAMTAIGAAHGLPTTALLTDMSRPLGRCVGNALEVAESVEVLRGGGPADVVALTVALATEMLSLAGLPDADPAAVLASGAAYPVWERMIAAQGGDPSAPLPVAAHVETVLAERSGVFAEADALAVGTAAWKLGAGRARKEDPVQAGAGVRLLVGPGDEVRAGTPLAELHTDDADRLPAARGLLAGAALLITADPPPERDLVLDVRRGG is encoded by the coding sequence ATGAGCTTCTCCGCGGTCGAGGTCATCGCCGCCAAGCGCGACTGCCGCACGCTGTCGAAGTCCCAGATCGACTGGGTGGTCGACGCCTACACCCGTGGCGAGGTCGCCGACGAGCAGATGGCGGCGCTGGCCATGGCGATCCTGCTCAACGGCATGGAGCCCGGCGAGATCGCGCACTGGACCCAGGCGATGATCGACTCCGGTGAGGTCCTCGACTTCGGCGACGTCGGACGCCCGCTGGTCGACAAGCACTCCACCGGTGGCGTCGGCGACAAGATCACGCTGCCGCTGGCGCCGCTCGTCGCGGCCTGCGGTGCCGCGGTGCCGCAGCTGTCCGGGCGCGGGCTCGGCCACACCGGCGGCACCCTGGACAAGCTGGAGGCCATCCCCAGCTGGCGCGCGTCGCTGACCACCGAGGAGATCACCGAGCAGCTCCGCGAGGTCGGCGCGGTCGTCTGCGCGACGACGCCGACGCTCGCCCCCGCCGACCGGCGGCTCTACGCGCTGCGCGACGTGACCGGCACCGTCGAGTCCATCCCGCTGATCGCCAGCTCGATCATGAGCAAGAAGCTCGCCGAGGGCACCGGCGGCCTGGTGCTGGACGTGAAGGTCGGGTCCGGGGCGTTCATGAAGACCCGGCCGCGCGCCGGGGAGCTCGCCGACGCGATGACCGCGATCGGCGCCGCCCACGGTCTGCCGACCACCGCGCTGCTCACCGACATGTCCCGTCCGCTGGGCCGCTGCGTCGGCAACGCCCTGGAGGTCGCCGAGTCGGTCGAGGTGCTGCGCGGCGGGGGACCGGCCGACGTCGTGGCGCTCACCGTGGCGCTCGCGACCGAGATGCTCTCGCTGGCCGGCCTGCCCGACGCCGACCCGGCAGCGGTGCTGGCCTCCGGCGCCGCGTACCCGGTGTGGGAGCGGATGATCGCCGCGCAGGGCGGTGACCCGTCCGCGCCGTTGCCGGTCGCCGCGCACGTCGAGACCGTTCTCGCCGAGCGGTCCGGGGTGTTCGCGGAGGCCGACGCCCTCGCCGTCGGCACCGCTGCCTGGAAGCTCGGCGCCGGTCGCGCCCGCAAGGAGGACCCGGTGCAGGCGGGGGCCGGGGTACGGCTGCTGGTCGGCCCGGGTGACGAGGTCCGCGCCGGGACGCCGCTGGCCGAGCTGCACACCGACGACGCCGACCGGCTGCCCGCCGCCCGCGGGCTGCTCGCCGGGGCCGCGCTGCTGATCACCGCCGACCCGCCGCCGGAGCGGGACCTGGTGCTGGACGTCCGCCGGGGCGGCTGA
- a CDS encoding enoyl-CoA hydratase/isomerase family protein, which translates to MTTPAPAAPVRVERDGDVAVVVLDRPPLNLFDESVFARFERAVAELVALTAAGRPDRARAVLLEARGRVVSAGVQVEAFRDIAEGPDPVGEGTALWARLIRLAQTLEDLPVPTVFAAHGLTLTAAFELALACDLIVAAEQASFGLVEIVVGLTPSMGGPQRLAERAGPTRAKELVFGGERYPAARLEQWGVVNRVLPDEGFAEAAREYARRLAAGPTVAHAATKQLVSTAVRDGVRAADAVLPQVSGPLFASEDLRGAVASFLADGPGRATHRGR; encoded by the coding sequence GTGACCACTCCCGCACCCGCCGCCCCCGTCCGTGTCGAGCGCGACGGCGACGTCGCCGTCGTCGTCCTCGACCGTCCGCCGCTCAACCTGTTCGACGAGTCCGTCTTCGCCCGGTTCGAGCGGGCCGTGGCCGAGCTGGTCGCGCTGACCGCGGCCGGCCGCCCCGACCGCGCCCGCGCCGTGCTCCTGGAGGCCCGCGGCCGCGTGGTGTCGGCCGGGGTGCAGGTGGAGGCGTTCCGCGACATCGCCGAGGGTCCCGACCCGGTCGGGGAGGGCACCGCGCTGTGGGCCCGGCTGATCCGGCTCGCCCAGACCCTGGAGGACCTGCCCGTACCGACGGTGTTCGCCGCGCACGGCCTGACCCTGACCGCCGCCTTCGAGCTGGCCCTGGCCTGCGACCTGATCGTCGCCGCCGAGCAGGCGTCGTTCGGGCTGGTCGAGATCGTCGTCGGGCTCACGCCCTCGATGGGCGGCCCGCAGCGGCTCGCCGAGCGCGCCGGCCCCACCCGGGCCAAGGAGCTGGTGTTCGGCGGTGAGCGGTATCCGGCCGCCCGGCTGGAGCAGTGGGGCGTGGTCAACAGGGTACTGCCCGACGAGGGGTTCGCCGAGGCCGCCCGGGAGTACGCGCGTCGTCTCGCCGCGGGCCCGACGGTCGCGCACGCCGCCACCAAGCAGCTCGTGTCGACCGCGGTGCGCGACGGCGTCCGCGCCGCCGACGCGGTGCTGCCCCAGGTCTCCGGGCCGCTGTTCGCGAGCGAGGACCTGCGCGGTGCGGTGGCCTCCTTCCTCGCCGACGGGCCCGGACGGGCGACCCACCGGGGCCGGTGA